In Deinococcus proteolyticus MRP, a single genomic region encodes these proteins:
- a CDS encoding MazG nucleotide pyrophosphohydrolase domain-containing protein — MQELLTTMRRLRAPDGCPWDREQTHMSLRPYLLEEAAEAVDAVAQGPAELCSELGDVLLQVAFHAVIAEEEGTFSYADVERSIVDKMVRRHPHVFGGHPQLAGAGEVLGVWEQVKREERGGREQTLAEQIPAGLGALERERQAQKKSHAAAGSREALLAAAQQAPDTAEGVAEVLAAAVAWARAAGVSPELALRDHTARTLREVDGD, encoded by the coding sequence ATGCAAGAGTTGCTGACCACCATGCGCCGCCTGCGTGCTCCGGACGGTTGCCCCTGGGACCGCGAGCAGACCCACATGTCACTGCGTCCCTACCTGCTGGAAGAGGCCGCCGAGGCGGTGGACGCCGTAGCGCAGGGCCCCGCCGAGCTGTGCAGCGAACTGGGCGACGTACTGCTCCAGGTGGCCTTTCACGCCGTGATTGCCGAGGAGGAAGGAACCTTCTCTTACGCAGACGTCGAGCGCAGCATCGTGGACAAGATGGTGCGCCGGCATCCGCACGTGTTTGGCGGGCACCCGCAGCTGGCTGGGGCCGGCGAGGTGCTGGGCGTCTGGGAGCAGGTCAAGCGTGAGGAGCGCGGCGGCCGTGAGCAGACGCTGGCCGAGCAGATTCCTGCGGGCCTGGGCGCTCTGGAGCGTGAGCGGCAGGCTCAGAAGAAGAGTCATGCGGCCGCCGGCAGCCGTGAAGCTCTGCTGGCTGCCGCCCAGCAAGCCCCTGACACGGCCGAGGGCGTGGCCGAGGTGCTGGCCGCCGCGGTGGCCTGGGCACGGGCGGCGGGCGTGAGCCCCGAGCTGGCGCTGCGCGACCACACTGCCCGCACGCTGCGGGAGGTGGACGGTGACTGA